One window from the genome of Candidatus Poribacteria bacterium encodes:
- the dtd gene encoding D-aminoacyl-tRNA deacylase, which translates to MRAVVQRVKSASVKVEGELVSEIGAGVLVFLGIAHDDIATELEYIANKVANLRIFEDEEGKMNRSLLETGGAALVVSQFTLYGDCRKGRRPSFINAARPEVANTLYEQFITILKQQNIPTQGGTFQAMMDVELINDGPVTILLDSDKQF; encoded by the coding sequence ATGCGAGCAGTTGTCCAGCGCGTCAAATCAGCGAGTGTTAAAGTTGAGGGTGAACTCGTCTCTGAAATCGGGGCGGGGGTACTCGTCTTCCTCGGTATTGCCCATGACGATATCGCAACGGAACTGGAATATATCGCTAACAAGGTTGCTAACTTGCGTATCTTTGAAGACGAAGAAGGCAAGATGAATCGCTCACTGCTCGAAACCGGAGGGGCTGCCCTTGTCGTTTCGCAGTTCACGCTCTACGGTGATTGCCGCAAAGGCAGGCGACCGAGTTTTATCAACGCTGCCCGTCCCGAAGTCGCGAACACACTTTATGAGCAGTTCATCACTATCCTAAAACAGCAGAATATCCCAACACAAGGTGGCACCTTTCAGGCAATGATGGATGTGGAACTCATTAACGACGGTCCCGTCACCATTCTATTGGATAGCGACAAACAATTTTGA
- a CDS encoding mannonate dehydratase — protein sequence MARKMRLGLGQFSELSEERLKFIKQLGVEDVLLNTAQLPGTERWEFMDILQLRTEVEDAGLRLAALENVPVSFYDKAMLGLPGRDEQIENMTTTIRNIGKAGVEIFGYHWMPNEVWRTSRTTPGRGGAAVTSFDMEQVKDAPLTHGRVYSEAEIWENYEYYMNAILPVAEEASVKLALHPDDPPVESLAGVPRLFRNFEGFKRGMEIADSPIHGLDFCVGSWSEMGPGVTDAIRYFGERDKIFYVHFRDVQGHVPKFAESFVNNGNCDMFDVMRTLKEVGFTGFMITDHVPHIVDDTGWGHRGRAYAIGYMTAFLEILTST from the coding sequence ATGGCTCGGAAAATGCGTCTCGGTTTAGGTCAATTCAGTGAACTCAGCGAAGAACGTTTGAAGTTTATCAAACAACTCGGTGTCGAAGATGTACTGCTCAACACAGCACAACTCCCCGGCACGGAGCGGTGGGAGTTTATGGATATCCTTCAACTTCGGACGGAGGTAGAAGATGCTGGGTTGCGATTAGCGGCACTTGAGAATGTGCCTGTCTCATTCTATGACAAAGCGATGCTCGGTTTGCCCGGGCGAGATGAACAGATTGAGAACATGACAACGACGATTCGGAACATCGGTAAGGCGGGTGTTGAGATTTTCGGATACCACTGGATGCCCAACGAAGTCTGGCGAACCTCCCGAACTACGCCGGGGAGAGGCGGTGCCGCCGTTACCAGTTTCGATATGGAGCAGGTTAAAGACGCGCCTCTAACGCATGGTCGTGTTTACAGTGAAGCCGAAATCTGGGAGAATTACGAGTACTACATGAACGCCATCCTACCCGTCGCAGAAGAGGCAAGCGTTAAACTCGCACTCCATCCCGACGATCCGCCCGTTGAATCCCTTGCGGGGGTGCCTCGCCTGTTCCGTAACTTTGAAGGTTTCAAACGCGGCATGGAAATTGCCGATAGTCCGATACATGGACTTGATTTCTGTGTCGGTTCTTGGTCTGAAATGGGACCGGGTGTTACGGACGCAATCCGTTACTTCGGCGAGCGTGATAAAATCTTCTATGTTCACTTCCGAGATGTGCAAGGGCATGTCCCAAAATTCGCTGAATCCTTCGTTAACAACGGCAATTGCGATATGTTTGACGTGATGCGCACACTCAAAGAGGTCGGCTTCACAGGTTTCATGATTACTGATCATGTGCCTCACATCGTAGATGACACAGGCTGGGGACACCGCGGACGCGCGTACGCCATCGGATACATGACAGCCTTCCTCGAAATCTTAACATCAACGTAG